A region of Gemmatimonadota bacterium DNA encodes the following proteins:
- a CDS encoding GNAT family N-acetyltransferase: protein MTSDLTLAQRLERTEARSNAAFVEARARLMPEVGAAWQDFEGTYAMFDGVGSPLTQSFGLGVFGEVTDAHLAALEQFFDARGAASQHEMSVLAGNAALAPLAARGYRPIELSTVLCQPVVDAPPAALPPSLRVRAIAADEVDRWAATSAAGWGETPELAAFMLAFGRVAATAAGCVAFLAEWDGEPIAAAAMNLHHGTALLAGAATIPAWRGRGAQAALLGARLHHAARAGCDLAMMAAEPGSTSQRNAERQGFRVAYNRIKWGKE from the coding sequence ATGACTTCCGACCTTACCCTTGCCCAACGCCTCGAACGCACCGAGGCCCGCTCTAACGCCGCCTTCGTCGAGGCGCGTGCGCGATTGATGCCCGAGGTTGGTGCGGCCTGGCAGGACTTCGAAGGTACCTACGCGATGTTCGACGGGGTCGGATCGCCTCTCACGCAGAGCTTCGGGTTGGGCGTCTTCGGCGAGGTGACCGACGCGCATCTCGCGGCGCTGGAGCAGTTCTTCGATGCGCGGGGTGCCGCGTCGCAGCACGAGATGTCAGTACTGGCGGGGAACGCGGCCCTGGCACCACTTGCCGCGCGCGGCTATCGACCGATCGAACTCTCGACGGTGCTGTGCCAGCCCGTGGTCGACGCGCCGCCTGCGGCACTGCCGCCCTCACTGCGAGTTCGCGCCATCGCTGCGGATGAGGTCGATCGGTGGGCTGCCACCTCGGCGGCGGGGTGGGGGGAGACGCCGGAGCTGGCGGCGTTCATGTTGGCATTCGGCCGTGTCGCCGCGACGGCCGCGGGGTGCGTGGCCTTCCTGGCCGAGTGGGATGGCGAGCCGATCGCGGCCGCCGCGATGAATCTCCATCACGGAACGGCGCTGCTCGCGGGTGCCGCGACCATTCCCGCGTGGCGAGGGCGCGGGGCGCAGGCTGCGTTGTTGGGGGCGAGGTTGCACCATGCGGCGCGTGCCGGCTGCGACCTCGCGATGATGGCGGCGGAACCGGGGAGCACCTCCCAGCGGAACGCCGAGCGGCAGGGATTTCGGGTGGCGTACAACAGGATCAAGTGGGGGAAGGAGTAG
- a CDS encoding class I SAM-dependent RNA methyltransferase, translating into MPLPAILPCWAVTAPGAELLAAAELRALGIEPGEGEPGGVPFEATAAQLADALLWLRTAVRVTVRLASFTAKSFAELERHGKGVDWASVIPPGTAVHFRVTSKKSKLYHEDGIAERLERSLFAAVSGLTTVRAPSTAEALEDDVTKVPPVLRIVVRVHRDVVTLSADAAGGLLHRRGWRQAVAKAPMRETLAATLLLASGWTPTEPLLDPMCGSGTIIIEAALMARRMAPGRARRFAAEAWPGIAEATWPAARARAAAQELPRVTVPLVGTDRDAGAITASMENAERAGVAGDVEFVRGTLSRLPHDDGTGWIVTNPPYGTRIGERTALRDLYASLGHLVTQRRPQWHLAMISADRMLEGQLGFPLREVLRTTNGGLPVHVMTTSSTAHVNARRPPGRDGG; encoded by the coding sequence ATGCCGCTTCCTGCCATCCTTCCCTGCTGGGCCGTCACGGCGCCAGGCGCCGAGCTGCTCGCGGCGGCGGAACTGCGCGCGCTCGGTATCGAGCCGGGCGAGGGGGAGCCTGGCGGCGTGCCGTTCGAGGCCACGGCGGCCCAGTTGGCCGACGCGCTGCTCTGGCTCCGGACGGCGGTCCGGGTGACGGTGCGGCTCGCCAGCTTCACGGCCAAGTCGTTTGCCGAGCTGGAGCGGCACGGGAAGGGCGTCGACTGGGCCTCGGTGATTCCACCGGGCACGGCGGTCCACTTCCGGGTCACCTCGAAGAAATCGAAGCTCTACCATGAGGACGGCATCGCGGAGCGCCTGGAGCGGAGTCTCTTCGCGGCGGTGTCAGGACTGACCACGGTCCGTGCGCCGTCCACGGCCGAGGCGCTTGAGGACGACGTGACGAAGGTGCCGCCGGTGCTGCGGATCGTGGTGCGGGTGCATCGCGACGTGGTGACGCTCTCGGCCGATGCCGCGGGCGGGTTGCTCCATCGTCGCGGGTGGCGGCAGGCAGTCGCCAAGGCTCCGATGCGCGAGACGCTGGCGGCCACGCTGCTGCTTGCCTCCGGATGGACGCCGACCGAGCCGCTGCTCGATCCGATGTGCGGCTCGGGAACGATCATCATCGAGGCGGCGTTGATGGCACGGCGGATGGCGCCTGGGCGCGCCCGCCGATTTGCGGCGGAGGCCTGGCCGGGGATCGCCGAGGCGACGTGGCCGGCGGCGCGGGCGCGCGCTGCGGCGCAGGAGCTGCCACGCGTGACGGTCCCCCTCGTCGGCACCGACCGTGATGCCGGGGCGATCACTGCCTCGATGGAGAACGCCGAGCGGGCGGGTGTCGCGGGCGACGTCGAGTTCGTGCGCGGCACGCTGTCGCGCTTGCCGCACGACGATGGCACCGGATGGATCGTCACCAATCCACCGTACGGGACGCGCATCGGCGAGCGCACGGCGCTCCGCGATCTCTACGCCTCGCTCGGCCATCTGGTCACCCAGCGGCGGCCGCAGTGGCATCTGGCGATGATCAGCGCCGACCGGATGCTCGAGGGACAACTCGGCTTTCCGCTTCGGGAAGTGCTGCGGACGACGAACGGCGGGCTGCCGGTGCATGTGATGACGACGTCTTCAACCGCGCATGTCAATGCGCGGCGGCCGCCAGGCCGTGATGGTGGATGA
- a CDS encoding deoxyhypusine synthase family protein, with product MIDHRSSCSDLSLHQDPPVSAPVSAFLRHHYRHFNAAALIDASTAYTAHLDGGGIMMITMAGAMSTAELGLSLAEMIRQGKVQAITCTGANLEEDIFNLVAHDFYERVPHYRDLTPADEEALLARHMNRVTDTCIPEMEAMRRLETAVLEEWVAADQAGERYFPHEFFYRVLRSGKLEKYYQIDPKNSWMLAACEKNLPIFVPGWEDSTLGNMFTGHVISGDVKNVHTVRTGIEYMMRLAEWYMANSHVPGGIGFFQIGGGIAGDFPICVVPMLHQDLQREDIPVWGYFCQISDSTTSYGSYSGAVPNEKITWGKLRADTPKFIIESDASIVAPLMFALVLGW from the coding sequence ATGATCGATCATCGATCATCCTGCTCCGATCTGTCCCTACACCAGGATCCGCCCGTGTCCGCACCCGTCTCCGCCTTCCTCCGCCACCACTATCGCCACTTCAACGCGGCCGCGCTGATCGATGCGTCCACCGCGTACACGGCGCACCTGGACGGCGGCGGCATCATGATGATCACGATGGCCGGGGCGATGAGCACCGCGGAGCTCGGCCTCTCGCTCGCCGAGATGATCCGGCAGGGGAAGGTGCAGGCGATCACCTGCACCGGCGCGAATCTCGAGGAGGACATCTTCAACCTCGTCGCGCACGACTTCTACGAGCGGGTGCCGCACTACCGCGACCTCACCCCGGCCGACGAAGAGGCCCTGCTCGCCCGGCACATGAACCGCGTCACCGACACCTGCATCCCCGAGATGGAGGCGATGCGTCGGCTCGAGACCGCGGTGCTCGAGGAGTGGGTCGCCGCCGACCAGGCCGGCGAGCGCTACTTCCCGCATGAGTTCTTCTACCGGGTGCTGCGGAGTGGCAAGCTCGAGAAGTACTATCAGATCGATCCGAAGAATTCGTGGATGCTCGCCGCGTGCGAGAAGAACCTGCCGATCTTCGTCCCCGGCTGGGAAGACTCCACCCTCGGCAACATGTTCACCGGCCACGTGATCTCGGGCGACGTCAAGAACGTCCACACCGTGCGCACCGGCATCGAGTACATGATGCGCCTCGCCGAGTGGTACATGGCGAACAGCCACGTCCCCGGCGGCATCGGCTTCTTCCAGATCGGTGGCGGCATCGCCGGTGACTTCCCCATCTGCGTCGTCCCGATGCTGCACCAGGACCTGCAGCGCGAGGACATCCCGGTCTGGGGCTACTTCTGCCAGATCTCCGACAGCACCACCAGCTACGGCTCCTACTCCGGCGCCGTCCCCAACGAGAAGATCACCTGGGGCAAGCTGCGCGCCGACACGCCGAAGTTCATCATCGAGAGCGACGCGAGCATCGTGGCGCCGTTGATGTTTGCGTTGGTGCTGGGCTGGTAA